The genomic window GTTACCCCCAAATGGTTTGTTGCTGGAGCAGCCAGGACTGAGGCTTCGGGAGCCTAGCCTTTCAACCCAGAATGAATATAATGAAAGCAGCGAGTCAGAAGTTTCCCCCACCCCTTATAAGAATGAGCAAACACCTAACAGAAATGCTCTGACTAGTATCACCAATGTGGAGCCCAAAACAGAACCAACCTGTGTATCCCCCATTCAGACTTCTGCCCCAATCAGCGATTTAGTCAAACCAGAGCACACAAAAAGTTCCTTTCGAATTCACCGAATGAGAAGGATGGGCTCAGCCTCTAGGAAAGGGAGAGTGTTTTGTAATGCTTGTGGAAAAACTTTCTATGATAAAGGTACTCTCAAAATTCATTATAATGCAGTTCACCTGAAGATCAAACACCGATGTACTATCGAAGGCTGCAATATGGTCTTCAGCTCCCTGCGAAGTCGCAATCGCCACAGTGCAAACCCCAATCCTCGCCTTCACATGCCTATGCTAAGGAATAACCGAGACAAAGATTTAATCCGGGCTACATCAGGAGCTGCTACACCCGTCATAGCAAGTACTAAATCAAATCTCACTCTCACAAGCCCTGGCCGACCTCCAATGGGTTTTACCACTCCCCCACTTGACCCTGTCTTACAGACTCCTCTCTCTAGTCAACTGGTGTTTTCTGGGTTAAAGACTGTCCAGCCTgttcctccattttatagaagctTGCTCACTCCTGGAGAAATGGTGAGCCCTCCAACCTCACTTCCCACCAGCCCCATCATACCAGCCAGCAGTGCTGTGGAGCAGCACCCTCCACCTCCCTCTGAGCCAGCAGTCTCAGTGATGGTGATGGCCACTCATGAAACCAGTGCTGACTTGGCCCCCAAGAAGAAACCTCGAAAGTCAAGCATGCCTGTTAAGATTGAAAAGGAAATTATTGATACTGCTGATGAGtttgatgatgaagatgatgagccCAATGACAGCGGAGCTGTGGTCAATGACATGAGCCATGACAATCATTGCCATTCCCATGACGAGATGAGTCCAGGGTTGTCTGTGAAAGATTTTTCCAAGCATAGTCGGAGTCAGTGTCTCTCCAGGACAGAAATAAGAAGGGCAGACAGTATGACTTCAGAAGACCAAGAACATGAGAGGGACTATGAAAATGAGTCTGAGTCTTCTGAGCCAAAGTTGTGCGAGGAATCTATGGAGGCTGATGACCGCATGCACAGTGAAGGGAATGaaaaagccatgatgaataaTGAAAGACCTGATGAAAATCACAATGAGCCCTCTCACCAGGATGTCATTAAGGTGAAGGAAGAGTTTACAGATCCCACATATGACATGTTTTACATGAGCCAATATGGACTATATAATGGAGGCAGTGCTAGTATGGCTGCCCTTCATGACAGTTTTACATCCTCTTTGAACTATGGCAGCCCCCAAAAGTTCTCCCCAGAAGGTGACTTGTGTTCTAGCCCAGACCCCAAGATATGTTATGTGTGCAAGAAGAGTTTCAAAAGCTCCTACAGCGTGAAGCTACACTACAGGAACGTTCACTTAAAAGAGATGCATGTCTGCACAGTGGCCGGCTGTAACGCTGCCTTCCCCTCACGGCGAAGCAGAGACAGGTCAGTAAATCTCCATTGACTGCTGCTGCTGTGTGGTTCAGTAATGTTGGACTTAACGTAAGAAAATCCAGCTTAAGGTGTTTTTGAAGCATTATAGAGATTGCCCGCGGTGATCAAATGACAACCATGCAACCGTGATAATGAAGGATTGTCGCAGTTGGTGTTTGTTGTGTATTAGCATGCAGAACCGTATGCCATTTTGCCCAGTGATGCACGCCATTATTTTGTGTgctttgtgcatatgtgtgtttcCATGCATCCAGGTGTGTATAATTACACATGTACAcaacacccttcccttcccatatGACTTCACTTGGAAGCCGCAGCTTCtgttttttttatataattgCTTTTCCCTGTggctttttaattaaataaatatattatcttcatacacacatatctatccaATATAGAAACAGAAATTTACGGATGGAAAGAACCGTAGGTCCAGGACATCGGGACACCCTGCATCTGCGTAGGTATAACCAGAAATGTTATGATTCCTTAAATGGGTATTCACTGTGTCCTTGAATTTGTTTTAATTAGTAAAAATACCTGAAAATGGGACAGAAGAAATCTTTAGACtagggatttgggggaggggtgttcttttaaaaataatatgaatttctttCACGTGCTGGGGTAGATACTGGAATAGGAGCCAGCAGATGTGCGATCTAGCCCAGCCTCTGCTACTCACTTAGCTgtatggttttagataaatagcTTAACTTGATGAgctgaagtttcctcatctgtggaatcAGGAGTTGGACTCTATGATCTTTAAGAATCTATGAATCTGTCATGCACAGTTAATTAACTGCAATGAGAGTCATGCACAGAAGGGAGGGGAAACCCCTATGCAGTTTTGGGATCAGTTAGACTCTTATGCCCAGCCTTCAGATGACATCACTCTATAGCTATGTTGCTTCAATAGTGAAACAGTTGGGTTTAAACAGAAGCAGCTGGTCCTAAACCTCTCAGGCTTTTTATacaatattcttttctattcctaaagaaaatgtaatataaatggaATTTGTCAAGGTGCTCAATGGTGGGGTAAACCAGTTATACCACACTTGTGGAAATAAGCTGGTGAACAGATTGTTTACATAATGTAATATTCCTACTATAGTCATAGTGGTTGATTCTTGTAATTAGATTAAATGTAGTCCAGCAGTTgtgaattttcctattttttaaaaacaaaatattacaatgtgataaaaaaaaaaaatcaatagatacagaagaaggaaatgagactCAGTTAACCGGCTGTCAAATAGCCACCCATTTCCTAAAGCTTTTCCAGGTCAATTTGTTGGTTTGAGATTTTCTGCAGAGTACAATACAAAATGAAAGATCATCTGACGGGTAGACCTTTTTGTCCATTAGGTTTTTCCCCCAACATCCATAACGGTGGATTCTAAAAAGTCAAATAGTGCCTATTTTAATGGAATAAAATCAGACCCATGAAAAGCAAAAGCTTTTCCATTAGCCACTCTTTATCAGGATAGAGCTTGGAGAGAAGCCCTTGTCTTTGAAAGACTGTTCTCCTTCTACCAACACCCCATTCTGTAAAAATTGGTTGTTGTCTCTTATGCAGATTTCCCTTATCTCTTgctttttatattcccagcataCATAGATAAGACTGATACACTTTGGATATAAAAGGGATAGTCTCTTTAGTGTCCATGATGGTATCTCAGATTCGTGATTTATGTTACTTACTGCTTTACAATGGTGAATGTTTGTTTGAGATGTCACACTAGGAATAATGAAGCTAAGTCACGGGGCATTTATTAACAAAAAAGGCCATTATGAAAACCTGCATAAAACTGATGAAGGTGAAGTATTTGAAGACTAGTCAAAATTTAACCTTATTTATAAGAATCTTTATCATGATTTCCGAAAAAATATGTTAAGACATTACCAGTAGAATAAATGAC from Notamacropus eugenii isolate mMacEug1 chromosome 1, mMacEug1.pri_v2, whole genome shotgun sequence includes these protein-coding regions:
- the BNC2 gene encoding zinc finger protein basonuclin-2 isoform X8, translating into MLYGTQAVPVRLKILLDRLFSVLKQEEVLHILHGLGWTLRDYVRGYILQDAAGKVLDRWAIMSREEEIITLQQFLRFGETKSIVELMAIQEKEGQAVAVPSSKTDSDIRTFIESNNRTRSPSLLAHLENSNPSSIHHFENIPNSLAFLLPFQYINPVSAPLLGLPPNGLLLEQPGLRLREPSLSTQNEYNESSESEVSPTPYKNEQTPNRNALTSITNVEPKTEPTCVSPIQTSAPISDLVKPEHTKSSFRIHRMRRMGSASRKGRVFCNACGKTFYDKGTLKIHYNAVHLKIKHRCTIEGCNMVFSSLRSRNRHSANPNPRLHMPMLRNNRDKDLIRATSGAATPVIASTKSNLTLTSPGRPPMGFTTPPLDPVLQTPLSSQLVFSGLKTVQPVPPFYRSLLTPGEMVSPPTSLPTSPIIPASSAVEQHPPPPSEPAVSVMVMATHETSADLAPKKKPRKSSMPVKIEKEIIDTADEFDDEDDEPNDSGAVVNDMSHDNHCHSHDEMSPGLSVKDFSKHSRSQCLSRTEIRRADSMTSEDQEHERDYENESESSEPKLCEESMEADDRMHSEGNEKAMMNNERPDENHNEPSHQDVIKVKEEFTDPTYDMFYMSQYGLYNGGSASMAALHDSFTSSLNYGSPQKFSPEGDLCSSPDPKICYVCKKSFKSSYSVKLHYRNVHLKEMHVCTVAGCNAAFPSRRSRDRNRNLRMERTVGPGHRDTLHLRRHSANINLHRKLLTKELDDMGLDSSQPSLSKDLRDEFLVKIYGAQHQMGLDVREDASSPAGTEDSHMNGYGRGMAEDYMVLDLSTTSSIQSSSSIHSSRESDAGSDEGILLDDIDGASDSGESAHKAEAPALPVGIGAEVPGSLMFNSVSVNSGGIMCNICHKMYSNKGTLRVHYKTVHLREMHKCKVPGCNMMFSSVRSRNRHSQNPNLHKNIPFTSVD
- the BNC2 gene encoding zinc finger protein basonuclin-2 isoform X6, which codes for MAIRCTLVNCTCECFQPGKINLRTCDQCKHGWVAHALDKLSTQHLYHPTQVEIVQSNVVFDISSLMLYGTQAVPVRLKILLDRLFSVLKQEEVLHILHGLGWTLRDYVRGYILQDAAGKVLDRWAIMSREEEIITLQQFLRFGETKSIVELMAIQEKEGQAVAVPSSKTDSDIRTFIESNNRTRSPSLLAHLENSNPSSIHHFENIPNSLAFLLPFQYINPVSAPLLGLPPNGLLLEQPGLRLREPSLSTQNEYNESSESEVSPTPYKNEQTPNRNALTSITNVEPKTEPTCVSPIQTSAPISDLVKPEHTKSSFRIHRMRRMGSASRKGRVFCNACGKTFYDKGTLKIHYNAVHLKIKHRCTIEGCNMVFSSLRSRNRHSANPNPRLHMPMLRNNRDKDLIRATSGAATPVIASTKSNLTLTSPGRPPMGFTTPPLDPVLQTPLSSQLVFSGLKTVQPVPPFYRSLLTPGEMVSPPTSLPTSPIIPASSAVEQHPPPPSEPAVSVMVMATHETSADLAPKKKPRKSSMPVKIEKEIIDTADEFDDEDDEPNDSGAVVNDMSHDNHCHSHDEMSPGLSVKDFSKHSRSQCLSRTEIRRADSMTSEDQEHERDYENESESSEPKLCEESMEADDRMHSEGNEKAMMNNERPDENHNEPSHQDVIKVKEEFTDPTYDMFYMSQYGLYNGGSASMAALHDSFTSSLNYGSPQKFSPEGDLCSSPDPKICYVCKKSFKSSYSVKLHYRNVHLKEMHVCTVAGCNAAFPSRRSRDRNRNLRMERTVGPGHRDTLHLRRHSANINLHRKLLTKELDDMGLDSSQPSLSKDLRDEFLVKIYGAQHQMGLDVREDASSPAGTEDSHMNGYGRGMAEDYMVLDLSTTSSIQSSSSIHSSRESDAGSDEGILLDDIDGASDSGESAHKAEAPALPVGIGAEVPGSLMFNSVSVNSGGIMCNICHKMYSNKGTLRVHYKTVHLREMHKCKVPGCNMMFSSVRSRNRHSQNPNLHKNIPFTSVD
- the BNC2 gene encoding zinc finger protein basonuclin-2 isoform X7 codes for the protein MAIRCTLVNCTCECFQPGKINLRTCDQCKHGWVAHALDKLSTQHLYHPTQVEIVQSNVVFDISSLMLYGTQAVPVRLKILLDRLFSVLKQEEVLHILHGLGWTLRDYVRGYILQDAAGKVLDRWAIMSREEEIITLQQFLRFGETKSIVELMAIQEKEGQAVAVPSSKTDSDIRTFIESNNRTRSPSLLAHLENSNPSSIHHFENIPNSLAFLLPFQYINPVSAPLLGLPPNGLLLEQPGLRLREPSLSTQNEYNESSESEVSPTPYKNEQTPNRNALTSITNVEPKTEPTCVSPIQTSAPISDLVKPEHTKSSFRIHRMRRMGSASRKGRVFCNACGKTFYDKGTLKIHYNAVHLKIKHRCTIEGCNMVFSSLRSRNRHSANPNPRLHMPMLRNNRDKDLIRATSGAATPVIASTKSNLTLTSPGRPPMGFTTPPLDPVLQTPLSSQLVFSGLKTVQPVPPFYRSLLTPGEMVSPPTSLPTSPIIPASSAVEQHPPPPSEPAVSVMVMATHETSADLAPKKKPRKSSMPVKIEKEIIDTADEFDDEDDEPNDSGAVVNDMSHDNHCHSHDEMSPGLSVKDFSKHSRSQCLSRTEIRRADSMTSEDQEHERDYENESESSEPKLCEESMEADDRMHSEGNEKAMMNNERPDENHNEPSHQDVIKVKEEFTDPTYDMFYMSQYGLYNGGSASMAALHDSFTSSLNYGSPQKFSPEGDLCSSPDPKICYVCKKSFKSSYSVKLHYRNVHLKEMHVCTVAGCNAAFPSRRSRDRHSANINLHRKLLTKELDDMGLDSSQPSLSKDLRDEFLVKIYGAQHQMGLDVREDASSPAGTEDSHMNGYGRGMAEDYMVLDLSTTSSIQSSSSIHSSRESDAGSDEGILLDDIDGASDSGESAHKAEAPALPVGIGAEVPGSLMFNSVSVNSGGIMCNICHKMYSNKGTLRVHYKTVHLREMHKCKVPGCNMMFSSVRSRNRHSQNPNLHKNIPFTSVD
- the BNC2 gene encoding zinc finger protein basonuclin-2 isoform X1; translated protein: MSEEAEVDVRERDTQRDREQNRARDLVLNGSCIDNSMQFGTRAAATEPGFMGTWQNADTNLLFRMSQQAIRCTLVNCTCECFQPGKINLRTCDQCKHGWVAHALDKLSTQHLYHPTQVEIVQSNVVFDISSLMLYGTQAVPVRLKILLDRLFSVLKQEEVLHILHGLGWTLRDYVRGYILQDAAGKVLDRWAIMSREEEIITLQQFLRFGETKSIVELMAIQEKEGQAVAVPSSKTDSDIRTFIESNNRTRSPSLLAHLENSNPSSIHHFENIPNSLAFLLPFQYINPVSAPLLGLPPNGLLLEQPGLRLREPSLSTQNEYNESSESEVSPTPYKNEQTPNRNALTSITNVEPKTEPTCVSPIQTSAPISDLVKPEHTKSSFRIHRMRRMGSASRKGRVFCNACGKTFYDKGTLKIHYNAVHLKIKHRCTIEGCNMVFSSLRSRNRHSANPNPRLHMPMLRNNRDKDLIRATSGAATPVIASTKSNLTLTSPGRPPMGFTTPPLDPVLQTPLSSQLVFSGLKTVQPVPPFYRSLLTPGEMVSPPTSLPTSPIIPASSAVEQHPPPPSEPAVSVMVMATHETSADLAPKKKPRKSSMPVKIEKEIIDTADEFDDEDDEPNDSGAVVNDMSHDNHCHSHDEMSPGLSVKDFSKHSRSQCLSRTEIRRADSMTSEDQEHERDYENESESSEPKLCEESMEADDRMHSEGNEKAMMNNERPDENHNEPSHQDVIKVKEEFTDPTYDMFYMSQYGLYNGGSASMAALHDSFTSSLNYGSPQKFSPEGDLCSSPDPKICYVCKKSFKSSYSVKLHYRNVHLKEMHVCTVAGCNAAFPSRRSRDRNRNLRMERTVGPGHRDTLHLRRHSANINLHRKLLTKELDDMGLDSSQPSLSKDLRDEFLVKIYGAQHQMGLDVREDASSPAGTEDSHMNGYGRGMAEDYMVLDLSTTSSIQSSSSIHSSRESDAGSDEGILLDDIDGASDSGESAHKAEAPALPVGIGAEVPGSLMFNSVSVNSGGIMCNICHKMYSNKGTLRVHYKTVHLREMHKCKVPGCNMMFSSVRSRNRHSQNPNLHKNIPFTSVD
- the BNC2 gene encoding zinc finger protein basonuclin-2 isoform X11; this translates as MSEEAEVDVRERDTQRDREQNRARDLVLNGSCIDNSMQFGTRAAATEPGFMGTWQNADTNLLFRMSQQAIRCTLVNCTCECFQPGKINLRTCDQCKHGWVAHALDKLSTQHLYHPTQVEIVQSNVVFDISSLMLYGTQAVPVRLKILLDRLFSVLKQEEVLHILHGLGWTLRDYVRGYILQDAAGKVLDRWAIMSREEEIITLQQFLRFGETKSIVELMAIQEKEGQAVAVPSSKTDSDIRTFIESNNRTRSPSLLAHLENSNPSSIHHFENIPNSLAFLLPFQYINPVSAPLLGLPPNGLLLEQPGLRLREPSLSTQNEYNESSESEVSPTPYKNEQTPNRNALTSITNVEPKTEPTCVSPIQTSAPISDLVKPEHTKSSFRIHRMRRMGSASRKGRVFCNACGKTFYDKGTLKIHYNAVHLKIKHRCTIEGCNMVFSSLRSRNRHSANPNPRLHMPMLRNNRDKDLIRATSGAATPVIASTKSNLTLTSPGRPPMGFTTPPLDPVLQTPLSSQLVFSGLKTVQPVPPFYRSLLTPGEMVSPPTSLPTSPIIPASSAVEQHPPPPSEPAVSVMVMATHETSADLAPKKKPRKSSMPVKIEKEIIDTADEFDDEDDEPNDSGAVVNDMSHDNHCHSHDEMSPGLSVKDFSKHSRSQCLSRTEIRRADSMTSEDQEHERDYENESESSEPKLCEESMEADDRMHSEGNEKAMMNNERPDENHNEPSHQDVIKVKEEFTDPTYDMFYMSQYGLYNGGSASMAALHDSFTSSLNYGSPQKFSPEGDLCSSPDPKICYVCKKSFKSSYSVKLHYRNVHLKEMHVCTVAGCNAAFPSRRSRDSKRLES
- the BNC2 gene encoding zinc finger protein basonuclin-2 isoform X3 codes for the protein MQFGTRAAATEPGFMGTWQNADTNLLFRMSQQAIRCTLVNCTCECFQPGKINLRTCDQCKHGWVAHALDKLSTQHLYHPTQVEIVQSNVVFDISSLMLYGTQAVPVRLKILLDRLFSVLKQEEVLHILHGLGWTLRDYVRGYILQDAAGKVLDRWAIMSREEEIITLQQFLRFGETKSIVELMAIQEKEGQAVAVPSSKTDSDIRTFIESNNRTRSPSLLAHLENSNPSSIHHFENIPNSLAFLLPFQYINPVSAPLLGLPPNGLLLEQPGLRLREPSLSTQNEYNESSESEVSPTPYKNEQTPNRNALTSITNVEPKTEPTCVSPIQTSAPISDLVKPEHTKSSFRIHRMRRMGSASRKGRVFCNACGKTFYDKGTLKIHYNAVHLKIKHRCTIEGCNMVFSSLRSRNRHSANPNPRLHMPMLRNNRDKDLIRATSGAATPVIASTKSNLTLTSPGRPPMGFTTPPLDPVLQTPLSSQLVFSGLKTVQPVPPFYRSLLTPGEMVSPPTSLPTSPIIPASSAVEQHPPPPSEPAVSVMVMATHETSADLAPKKKPRKSSMPVKIEKEIIDTADEFDDEDDEPNDSGAVVNDMSHDNHCHSHDEMSPGLSVKDFSKHSRSQCLSRTEIRRADSMTSEDQEHERDYENESESSEPKLCEESMEADDRMHSEGNEKAMMNNERPDENHNEPSHQDVIKVKEEFTDPTYDMFYMSQYGLYNGGSASMAALHDSFTSSLNYGSPQKFSPEGDLCSSPDPKICYVCKKSFKSSYSVKLHYRNVHLKEMHVCTVAGCNAAFPSRRSRDRNRNLRMERTVGPGHRDTLHLRRHSANINLHRKLLTKELDDMGLDSSQPSLSKDLRDEFLVKIYGAQHQMGLDVREDASSPAGTEDSHMNGYGRGMAEDYMVLDLSTTSSIQSSSSIHSSRESDAGSDEGILLDDIDGASDSGESAHKAEAPALPVGIGAEVPGSLMFNSVSVNSGGIMCNICHKMYSNKGTLRVHYKTVHLREMHKCKVPGCNMMFSSVRSRNRHSQNPNLHKNIPFTSVD
- the BNC2 gene encoding zinc finger protein basonuclin-2 isoform X2, whose amino-acid sequence is MSEEAEVDVRERDTQRDREQNRARDLVLNGSCIDNSMQFGTRAAATEPGFMGTWQNADTNLLFRMSQQAIRCTLVNCTCECFQPGKINLRTCDQCKHGWVAHALDKLSTQHLYHPTQVEIVQSNVVFDISSLMLYGTQAVPVRLKILLDRLFSVLKQEEVLHILHGLGWTLRDYVRGYILQDAAGKVLDRWAIMSREEEIITLQQFLRFGETKSIVELMAIQEKEGQAVAVPSSKTDSDIRTFIESNNRTRSPSLLAHLENSNPSSIHHFENIPNSLAFLLPFQYINPVSAPLLGLPPNGLLLEQPGLRLREPSLSTQNEYNESSESEVSPTPYKNEQTPNRNALTSITNVEPKTEPTCVSPIQTSAPISDLVKPEHTKSSFRIHRMRRMGSASRKGRVFCNACGKTFYDKGTLKIHYNAVHLKIKHRCTIEGCNMVFSSLRSRNRHSANPNPRLHMPMLRNNRDKDLIRATSGAATPVIASTKSNLTLTSPGRPPMGFTTPPLDPVLQTPLSSQLVFSGLKTVQPVPPFYRSLLTPGEMVSPPTSLPTSPIIPASSAVEQHPPPPSEPAVSVMVMATHETSADLAPKKKPRKSSMPVKIEKEIIDTADEFDDEDDEPNDSGAVVNDMSHDNHCHSHDEMSPGLSVKDFSKHSRSQCLSRTEIRRADSMTSEDQEHERDYENESESSEPKLCEESMEADDRMHSEGNEKAMMNNERPDENHNEPSHQDVIKVKEEFTDPTYDMFYMSQYGLYNGGSASMAALHDSFTSSLNYGSPQKFSPEGDLCSSPDPKICYVCKKSFKSSYSVKLHYRNVHLKEMHVCTVAGCNAAFPSRRSRDRHSANINLHRKLLTKELDDMGLDSSQPSLSKDLRDEFLVKIYGAQHQMGLDVREDASSPAGTEDSHMNGYGRGMAEDYMVLDLSTTSSIQSSSSIHSSRESDAGSDEGILLDDIDGASDSGESAHKAEAPALPVGIGAEVPGSLMFNSVSVNSGGIMCNICHKMYSNKGTLRVHYKTVHLREMHKCKVPGCNMMFSSVRSRNRHSQNPNLHKNIPFTSVD
- the BNC2 gene encoding zinc finger protein basonuclin-2 isoform X9 is translated as MSHSVPVSVTCPYLDAAGKVLDRWAIMSREEEIITLQQFLRFGETKSIVELMAIQEKEGQAVAVPSSKTDSDIRTFIESNNRTRSPSLLAHLENSNPSSIHHFENIPNSLAFLLPFQYINPVSAPLLGLPPNGLLLEQPGLRLREPSLSTQNEYNESSESEVSPTPYKNEQTPNRNALTSITNVEPKTEPTCVSPIQTSAPISDLVKPEHTKSSFRIHRMRRMGSASRKGRVFCNACGKTFYDKGTLKIHYNAVHLKIKHRCTIEGCNMVFSSLRSRNRHSANPNPRLHMPMLRNNRDKDLIRATSGAATPVIASTKSNLTLTSPGRPPMGFTTPPLDPVLQTPLSSQLVFSGLKTVQPVPPFYRSLLTPGEMVSPPTSLPTSPIIPASSAVEQHPPPPSEPAVSVMVMATHETSADLAPKKKPRKSSMPVKIEKEIIDTADEFDDEDDEPNDSGAVVNDMSHDNHCHSHDEMSPGLSVKDFSKHSRSQCLSRTEIRRADSMTSEDQEHERDYENESESSEPKLCEESMEADDRMHSEGNEKAMMNNERPDENHNEPSHQDVIKVKEEFTDPTYDMFYMSQYGLYNGGSASMAALHDSFTSSLNYGSPQKFSPEGDLCSSPDPKICYVCKKSFKSSYSVKLHYRNVHLKEMHVCTVAGCNAAFPSRRSRDRNRNLRMERTVGPGHRDTLHLRRHSANINLHRKLLTKELDDMGLDSSQPSLSKDLRDEFLVKIYGAQHQMGLDVREDASSPAGTEDSHMNGYGRGMAEDYMVLDLSTTSSIQSSSSIHSSRESDAGSDEGILLDDIDGASDSGESAHKAEAPALPVGIGAEVPGSLMFNSVSVNSGGIMCNICHKMYSNKGTLRVHYKTVHLREMHKCKVPGCNMMFSSVRSRNRHSQNPNLHKNIPFTSVD
- the BNC2 gene encoding zinc finger protein basonuclin-2 isoform X10, producing MSREEEIITLQQFLRFGETKSIVELMAIQEKEGQAVAVPSSKTDSDIRTFIESNNRTRSPSLLAHLENSNPSSIHHFENIPNSLAFLLPFQYINPVSAPLLGLPPNGLLLEQPGLRLREPSLSTQNEYNESSESEVSPTPYKNEQTPNRNALTSITNVEPKTEPTCVSPIQTSAPISDLVKPEHTKSSFRIHRMRRMGSASRKGRVFCNACGKTFYDKGTLKIHYNAVHLKIKHRCTIEGCNMVFSSLRSRNRHSANPNPRLHMPMLRNNRDKDLIRATSGAATPVIASTKSNLTLTSPGRPPMGFTTPPLDPVLQTPLSSQLVFSGLKTVQPVPPFYRSLLTPGEMVSPPTSLPTSPIIPASSAVEQHPPPPSEPAVSVMVMATHETSADLAPKKKPRKSSMPVKIEKEIIDTADEFDDEDDEPNDSGAVVNDMSHDNHCHSHDEMSPGLSVKDFSKHSRSQCLSRTEIRRADSMTSEDQEHERDYENESESSEPKLCEESMEADDRMHSEGNEKAMMNNERPDENHNEPSHQDVIKVKEEFTDPTYDMFYMSQYGLYNGGSASMAALHDSFTSSLNYGSPQKFSPEGDLCSSPDPKICYVCKKSFKSSYSVKLHYRNVHLKEMHVCTVAGCNAAFPSRRSRDRNRNLRMERTVGPGHRDTLHLRRHSANINLHRKLLTKELDDMGLDSSQPSLSKDLRDEFLVKIYGAQHQMGLDVREDASSPAGTEDSHMNGYGRGMAEDYMVLDLSTTSSIQSSSSIHSSRESDAGSDEGILLDDIDGASDSGESAHKAEAPALPVGIGAEVPGSLMFNSVSVNSGGIMCNICHKMYSNKGTLRVHYKTVHLREMHKCKVPGCNMMFSSVRSRNRHSQNPNLHKNIPFTSVD